A window of Bacteroidales bacterium contains these coding sequences:
- a CDS encoding SDR family oxidoreductase, with the protein MQDKVVIITGASSGIGEALAYAVAAEGAKVVITARNINNLQKIASVLSEKGTEVLTVQTDVSVEDDCRQLIEKTISRFRSIDVLINNAGISMRAIFSELNLDVIRKLMDVNFWGTVYCTKFAMPYLLSSKGSVVGVISIAGHVGLPGRTAYSASKFAVRGFMDALRSENLKTGLHVMLVAPGFTASNIRNVALTSDGSPQGESPRDEKKMMSAEAVANYIVKGIVKKQKNIVLTFKEGKLTVFLNKLFPSLVSRLAFDHMAKEPDSPFR; encoded by the coding sequence CTGCAAGATAAGGTTGTCATTATCACCGGTGCTTCATCAGGAATTGGTGAAGCGCTTGCTTATGCTGTTGCAGCAGAGGGCGCAAAAGTTGTGATTACGGCCAGAAATATCAACAACCTTCAGAAAATTGCCTCCGTACTATCAGAAAAAGGCACAGAGGTTTTAACCGTTCAGACCGATGTTTCAGTTGAAGACGACTGCCGCCAACTCATTGAAAAAACAATTTCCCGCTTCAGAAGCATTGATGTGCTCATTAATAATGCCGGTATATCAATGCGGGCAATTTTTTCCGAACTCAACCTGGATGTGATCAGGAAGCTGATGGATGTGAATTTCTGGGGTACGGTGTATTGTACGAAATTCGCGATGCCTTATTTACTTTCAAGCAAAGGATCGGTGGTTGGTGTGATTTCCATTGCAGGCCATGTTGGGCTTCCGGGGCGTACAGCTTATTCGGCCTCAAAGTTTGCGGTTCGTGGTTTCATGGATGCTTTGCGGTCGGAAAATCTTAAAACCGGACTGCATGTAATGCTTGTTGCACCTGGGTTTACAGCATCAAATATCCGGAATGTGGCGCTTACTTCCGATGGCAGTCCGCAGGGAGAGAGTCCACGGGATGAAAAAAAGATGATGAGCGCCGAAGCCGTTGCAAACTATATTGTTAAAGGAATTGTTAAGAAACAGAAGAATATTGTACTAACTTTTAAAGAGGGCAAACTGACGGTGTTTCTCAATAAATTGTTTCCTTCGCTGGTCTCCAGGCT